A genomic window from Ischnura elegans chromosome 10, ioIscEleg1.1, whole genome shotgun sequence includes:
- the LOC124167332 gene encoding F-box/LRR-repeat protein fbxl-1-like isoform X2 — MIEAEDGGTPCDNSDNEIELDIGFWNKVSLKEEHENSVPVRKIYVSNIHGNTKPADLKEFFSKFGPVTDAYVRSGRRTSKRNQYYAFVTFETAEAAERAMGARRCHLKLRDRVLNVNAANIKHQPDKKREPETSVKGKYRSPVLRSGTLEEFEPEDDGYLKGTRPCKINDLNDDCLGFIFSYFTLNEKIAYEKVCKRWRLTLLDQWSRVTSLDFDKLPDLGTINDDVLGKVLQRCGGSLFRLDLPISHNLSGDALHLIASLCKNLEHLSAHALRVTTSACKLFTLRCKHVKSLVLREPISIRDQDILMMFQRFQLESFCLTQRTIDGVSLVNLPPSLKHLDLTSCNDVNMSHLIIGLSNTPGLRSLKFDYCSSLSKSDFEAVCSKLPLLEELSVVNYFPNLNRNALDRVLLLKHLRKLDFSMNVLVDDRLISSISLECKKLEVLDVSGCCALAGVTDVGIKAIAQNSRVIDLSMGYLSGVTDASLFSLAEAGKLKRLQCIGCPGIGDEGTSRLISLCLELEYLDLSGCSNISKDTSDMAVKTLSLRPDAKRLHLILGGTKVTDSEIPVPNSSLKVSLVDNCVERFKPDFNHDGLFGSEEDEEDYDFDPDEDIDDEYGFDYGFDSDSDGSDYLNNFV; from the exons ATG ATTGAAGCAGAGGACGGGGGGACTCCCTGTGACAATAGCGATAACGAAATAGAATTGGACATCGGTTTCTGGAATAAAGTGTCAT TGAAAGAGGAACACGAGAACTCTGTGCCTGTCCGAAAAATATACGTGTCCAATATTCATGGAAAT ACCAAGCCAGCAgatcttaaagaattttttagtAAATTTGGACCTGTTACAGATGCGTACGTTAGAAGTGGGAGGAGAACATCGAAAAGGAATCAGTATTATGCATTTGTAACTTTTGAAACCGCTGAAGCAGCTGAAAG GGCAATGGGTGCTCGTCGTTGCCACTTGAAATTACGTGACAGAGTCCTTAATGTGAATGCTGCTAATATTAAGCATCAACCTGACAAAAAACGTGAGCCTGAGACATCTGTGAAGGGAAAGTATAGGTCGCCAGTGTTGAGGAGTGGCACCTTGGAGGAATTCGAGCCAGAAGATGATGGTTACCTCAAGGGAACAAGGCCATGTAAAATAAATGATCTCAATGATGATTGTTTAgggtttatattttcatattttactttgaatgaaaaaatagcttATGAAAAAG TTTGCAAGAGATGGAGATTGACTCTTCTTGACCAGTGGAGCAGAGTCACAAGCCTAGATTTTGATAAACTGCCTGACCTAGGAACAATTAATGATGATGTTTTGGGAAAAGTTCTTCAGAGATGTGGTGGGTCACTCTTTCGGCTGGACCTTCCTATATCTCACAATCTCAGTGGTGATGCTCTTCATTTAATTG CCAGTCTGTGTAAAAATCTTGAGCATCTAAGTGCACATGCACTGAGAGTGACAACTTCTGCTTGCAAGCTGTTCACCCTTAGGTGCAAGCATGTGAAATCATTGGTTTTAAGAGAGCCAATCAGTATAAGAGACCAAGATATTCTAATGATGTTCCAAAGATTTCAGTTGGAATCTTTCTGTTTGACTCAACGTACAATCGACGGAGTGTCTTTAGTGAATTTACCTCCCTCCTTAAAACATCTTGACTTGACTTCATGCAATGATGTGAACATGTCCCACTTAATCATTGGCCTATCTAACACCCCTGGTTTGCGTTCCCTCAAATTTGATTACTGTTCTAGCCTTTCGAAAAGTGATTTTGAAGCTGTGTGCTCAAAACTGCCCTTGCTTGAAGAACTCAGTGTGGTCAACTACTTTCCAAACTTAAACAGGAATGCTTTGGATCGAGTGTTACTTCTGAAACATTTACGGAAATTGGACTTCAGCATGAATGTTTTGGTAGACGATCGGCTGATTTCTTCAATATCTCTTGAGTGCAAAAAGTTGGAAGTTCTTGATGTGTCTG GTTGTTGTGCGTTAGCAGGAGTCACGGATGTTGGTATTAAGGCCATTGCTCAAAATTCCAGGGTAATTGATCTGTCTATGGGATATCTCTCAGGTGTCACAGATGCTTCATTATTTTCCCTGGCAGAAGCTGGTAAGCTTAAAAGGCTACAGTGCATAGGCTGCCCTGGAATAGGAGATGAAGGTACCTCAAG GCTTATTTCTCTCTGCTTGGAACTTGAGTATTTAGATTTAAGTGGATGTTCCAATATCTCTAAGGATACATCTGACATGGCTGTGAAAACATTAAGTTTGAGACCAGATGCCAAGAGGCTGCATCTGATTCTTGGAG GAACAAAAGTTACAGATAGTGAAATCCCTGTACCAAACAGCTCTCTGAAGGTTTCTTTGGTGGATAATTGCGTTGAAAGGTTCAAACCAGATTTCAACCACGATGGTTTGTTTGGTTCcgaggaagatgaggaggacTATGACTTTG
- the LOC124167332 gene encoding F-box/LRR-repeat protein fbxl-1-like isoform X1 — MVRSIEAEDGGTPCDNSDNEIELDIGFWNKVSLKEEHENSVPVRKIYVSNIHGNTKPADLKEFFSKFGPVTDAYVRSGRRTSKRNQYYAFVTFETAEAAERAMGARRCHLKLRDRVLNVNAANIKHQPDKKREPETSVKGKYRSPVLRSGTLEEFEPEDDGYLKGTRPCKINDLNDDCLGFIFSYFTLNEKIAYEKVCKRWRLTLLDQWSRVTSLDFDKLPDLGTINDDVLGKVLQRCGGSLFRLDLPISHNLSGDALHLIASLCKNLEHLSAHALRVTTSACKLFTLRCKHVKSLVLREPISIRDQDILMMFQRFQLESFCLTQRTIDGVSLVNLPPSLKHLDLTSCNDVNMSHLIIGLSNTPGLRSLKFDYCSSLSKSDFEAVCSKLPLLEELSVVNYFPNLNRNALDRVLLLKHLRKLDFSMNVLVDDRLISSISLECKKLEVLDVSGCCALAGVTDVGIKAIAQNSRVIDLSMGYLSGVTDASLFSLAEAGKLKRLQCIGCPGIGDEGTSRLISLCLELEYLDLSGCSNISKDTSDMAVKTLSLRPDAKRLHLILGGTKVTDSEIPVPNSSLKVSLVDNCVERFKPDFNHDGLFGSEEDEEDYDFDPDEDIDDEYGFDYGFDSDSDGSDYLNNFV, encoded by the exons ATGGTACGTTCA ATTGAAGCAGAGGACGGGGGGACTCCCTGTGACAATAGCGATAACGAAATAGAATTGGACATCGGTTTCTGGAATAAAGTGTCAT TGAAAGAGGAACACGAGAACTCTGTGCCTGTCCGAAAAATATACGTGTCCAATATTCATGGAAAT ACCAAGCCAGCAgatcttaaagaattttttagtAAATTTGGACCTGTTACAGATGCGTACGTTAGAAGTGGGAGGAGAACATCGAAAAGGAATCAGTATTATGCATTTGTAACTTTTGAAACCGCTGAAGCAGCTGAAAG GGCAATGGGTGCTCGTCGTTGCCACTTGAAATTACGTGACAGAGTCCTTAATGTGAATGCTGCTAATATTAAGCATCAACCTGACAAAAAACGTGAGCCTGAGACATCTGTGAAGGGAAAGTATAGGTCGCCAGTGTTGAGGAGTGGCACCTTGGAGGAATTCGAGCCAGAAGATGATGGTTACCTCAAGGGAACAAGGCCATGTAAAATAAATGATCTCAATGATGATTGTTTAgggtttatattttcatattttactttgaatgaaaaaatagcttATGAAAAAG TTTGCAAGAGATGGAGATTGACTCTTCTTGACCAGTGGAGCAGAGTCACAAGCCTAGATTTTGATAAACTGCCTGACCTAGGAACAATTAATGATGATGTTTTGGGAAAAGTTCTTCAGAGATGTGGTGGGTCACTCTTTCGGCTGGACCTTCCTATATCTCACAATCTCAGTGGTGATGCTCTTCATTTAATTG CCAGTCTGTGTAAAAATCTTGAGCATCTAAGTGCACATGCACTGAGAGTGACAACTTCTGCTTGCAAGCTGTTCACCCTTAGGTGCAAGCATGTGAAATCATTGGTTTTAAGAGAGCCAATCAGTATAAGAGACCAAGATATTCTAATGATGTTCCAAAGATTTCAGTTGGAATCTTTCTGTTTGACTCAACGTACAATCGACGGAGTGTCTTTAGTGAATTTACCTCCCTCCTTAAAACATCTTGACTTGACTTCATGCAATGATGTGAACATGTCCCACTTAATCATTGGCCTATCTAACACCCCTGGTTTGCGTTCCCTCAAATTTGATTACTGTTCTAGCCTTTCGAAAAGTGATTTTGAAGCTGTGTGCTCAAAACTGCCCTTGCTTGAAGAACTCAGTGTGGTCAACTACTTTCCAAACTTAAACAGGAATGCTTTGGATCGAGTGTTACTTCTGAAACATTTACGGAAATTGGACTTCAGCATGAATGTTTTGGTAGACGATCGGCTGATTTCTTCAATATCTCTTGAGTGCAAAAAGTTGGAAGTTCTTGATGTGTCTG GTTGTTGTGCGTTAGCAGGAGTCACGGATGTTGGTATTAAGGCCATTGCTCAAAATTCCAGGGTAATTGATCTGTCTATGGGATATCTCTCAGGTGTCACAGATGCTTCATTATTTTCCCTGGCAGAAGCTGGTAAGCTTAAAAGGCTACAGTGCATAGGCTGCCCTGGAATAGGAGATGAAGGTACCTCAAG GCTTATTTCTCTCTGCTTGGAACTTGAGTATTTAGATTTAAGTGGATGTTCCAATATCTCTAAGGATACATCTGACATGGCTGTGAAAACATTAAGTTTGAGACCAGATGCCAAGAGGCTGCATCTGATTCTTGGAG GAACAAAAGTTACAGATAGTGAAATCCCTGTACCAAACAGCTCTCTGAAGGTTTCTTTGGTGGATAATTGCGTTGAAAGGTTCAAACCAGATTTCAACCACGATGGTTTGTTTGGTTCcgaggaagatgaggaggacTATGACTTTG
- the LOC124167332 gene encoding F-box/LRR-repeat protein fbxl-1-like isoform X4 codes for MVRSIEAEDGGTPCDNSDNEIELDIGFWNKVSLKEEHENSVPVRKIYVSNIHGNTKPADLKEFFSKFGPVTDAYVRSGRRTSKRNQYYAFVTFETAEAAERAMGARRCHLKLRDRVLNVNAANIKHQPDKKREPETSVKGKYRSPVLRSGTLEEFEPEDDGYLKGTRPFCKRWRLTLLDQWSRVTSLDFDKLPDLGTINDDVLGKVLQRCGGSLFRLDLPISHNLSGDALHLIASLCKNLEHLSAHALRVTTSACKLFTLRCKHVKSLVLREPISIRDQDILMMFQRFQLESFCLTQRTIDGVSLVNLPPSLKHLDLTSCNDVNMSHLIIGLSNTPGLRSLKFDYCSSLSKSDFEAVCSKLPLLEELSVVNYFPNLNRNALDRVLLLKHLRKLDFSMNVLVDDRLISSISLECKKLEVLDVSGCCALAGVTDVGIKAIAQNSRVIDLSMGYLSGVTDASLFSLAEAGKLKRLQCIGCPGIGDEGTSRLISLCLELEYLDLSGCSNISKDTSDMAVKTLSLRPDAKRLHLILGGTKVTDSEIPVPNSSLKVSLVDNCVERFKPDFNHDGLFGSEEDEEDYDFDPDEDIDDEYGFDYGFDSDSDGSDYLNNFV; via the exons ATGGTACGTTCA ATTGAAGCAGAGGACGGGGGGACTCCCTGTGACAATAGCGATAACGAAATAGAATTGGACATCGGTTTCTGGAATAAAGTGTCAT TGAAAGAGGAACACGAGAACTCTGTGCCTGTCCGAAAAATATACGTGTCCAATATTCATGGAAAT ACCAAGCCAGCAgatcttaaagaattttttagtAAATTTGGACCTGTTACAGATGCGTACGTTAGAAGTGGGAGGAGAACATCGAAAAGGAATCAGTATTATGCATTTGTAACTTTTGAAACCGCTGAAGCAGCTGAAAG GGCAATGGGTGCTCGTCGTTGCCACTTGAAATTACGTGACAGAGTCCTTAATGTGAATGCTGCTAATATTAAGCATCAACCTGACAAAAAACGTGAGCCTGAGACATCTGTGAAGGGAAAGTATAGGTCGCCAGTGTTGAGGAGTGGCACCTTGGAGGAATTCGAGCCAGAAGATGATGGTTACCTCAAGGGAACAAGGCCAT TTTGCAAGAGATGGAGATTGACTCTTCTTGACCAGTGGAGCAGAGTCACAAGCCTAGATTTTGATAAACTGCCTGACCTAGGAACAATTAATGATGATGTTTTGGGAAAAGTTCTTCAGAGATGTGGTGGGTCACTCTTTCGGCTGGACCTTCCTATATCTCACAATCTCAGTGGTGATGCTCTTCATTTAATTG CCAGTCTGTGTAAAAATCTTGAGCATCTAAGTGCACATGCACTGAGAGTGACAACTTCTGCTTGCAAGCTGTTCACCCTTAGGTGCAAGCATGTGAAATCATTGGTTTTAAGAGAGCCAATCAGTATAAGAGACCAAGATATTCTAATGATGTTCCAAAGATTTCAGTTGGAATCTTTCTGTTTGACTCAACGTACAATCGACGGAGTGTCTTTAGTGAATTTACCTCCCTCCTTAAAACATCTTGACTTGACTTCATGCAATGATGTGAACATGTCCCACTTAATCATTGGCCTATCTAACACCCCTGGTTTGCGTTCCCTCAAATTTGATTACTGTTCTAGCCTTTCGAAAAGTGATTTTGAAGCTGTGTGCTCAAAACTGCCCTTGCTTGAAGAACTCAGTGTGGTCAACTACTTTCCAAACTTAAACAGGAATGCTTTGGATCGAGTGTTACTTCTGAAACATTTACGGAAATTGGACTTCAGCATGAATGTTTTGGTAGACGATCGGCTGATTTCTTCAATATCTCTTGAGTGCAAAAAGTTGGAAGTTCTTGATGTGTCTG GTTGTTGTGCGTTAGCAGGAGTCACGGATGTTGGTATTAAGGCCATTGCTCAAAATTCCAGGGTAATTGATCTGTCTATGGGATATCTCTCAGGTGTCACAGATGCTTCATTATTTTCCCTGGCAGAAGCTGGTAAGCTTAAAAGGCTACAGTGCATAGGCTGCCCTGGAATAGGAGATGAAGGTACCTCAAG GCTTATTTCTCTCTGCTTGGAACTTGAGTATTTAGATTTAAGTGGATGTTCCAATATCTCTAAGGATACATCTGACATGGCTGTGAAAACATTAAGTTTGAGACCAGATGCCAAGAGGCTGCATCTGATTCTTGGAG GAACAAAAGTTACAGATAGTGAAATCCCTGTACCAAACAGCTCTCTGAAGGTTTCTTTGGTGGATAATTGCGTTGAAAGGTTCAAACCAGATTTCAACCACGATGGTTTGTTTGGTTCcgaggaagatgaggaggacTATGACTTTG
- the LOC124167332 gene encoding putative RNA-binding protein EEED8.10 isoform X3: protein MVRSIEAEDGGTPCDNSDNEIELDIGFWNKVSLKEEHENSVPVRKIYVSNIHGNTKPADLKEFFSKFGPVTDAYVRSGRRTSKRNQYYAFVTFETAEAAERAMGARRCHLKLRDRVLNVNAANIKHQPDKKREPETSVKGKYRSPVLRSGTLEEFEPEDDGYLKGTRPCKINDLNDDCLGFIFSYFTLNEKIAYEKVCKRWRLTLLDQWSRVTSLDFDKLPDLGTINDDVLGKVLQRCGGSLFRLDLPISHNLSGDALHLIASLCKNLEHLSAHALRVTTSACKLFTLRCKHVKSLVLREPISIRDQDILMMFQRFQLESFCLTQRTIDGVSLVNLPPSLKHLDLTSCNDVNMSHLIIGLSNTPGLRSLKFDYCSSLSKSDFEAVCSKLPLLEELSVVNYFPNLNRNALDRVLLLKHLRKLDFSMNVLVDDRLISSISLECKKLEVLDVSGCCALAGVTDVGIKAIAQNSRVIDLSMGYLSGVTDASLFSLAEAGKLKRLQCIGCPGIGDEGTSRLISLCLELEYLDLSGCSNISKDTSDMAVKTLSLRPDAKRLHLILGGTKVTDSEIPVPNSSLKVSLVDNCVERFKPDFNHDGLFGSEEDEEDYDFVTSRDD from the exons ATGGTACGTTCA ATTGAAGCAGAGGACGGGGGGACTCCCTGTGACAATAGCGATAACGAAATAGAATTGGACATCGGTTTCTGGAATAAAGTGTCAT TGAAAGAGGAACACGAGAACTCTGTGCCTGTCCGAAAAATATACGTGTCCAATATTCATGGAAAT ACCAAGCCAGCAgatcttaaagaattttttagtAAATTTGGACCTGTTACAGATGCGTACGTTAGAAGTGGGAGGAGAACATCGAAAAGGAATCAGTATTATGCATTTGTAACTTTTGAAACCGCTGAAGCAGCTGAAAG GGCAATGGGTGCTCGTCGTTGCCACTTGAAATTACGTGACAGAGTCCTTAATGTGAATGCTGCTAATATTAAGCATCAACCTGACAAAAAACGTGAGCCTGAGACATCTGTGAAGGGAAAGTATAGGTCGCCAGTGTTGAGGAGTGGCACCTTGGAGGAATTCGAGCCAGAAGATGATGGTTACCTCAAGGGAACAAGGCCATGTAAAATAAATGATCTCAATGATGATTGTTTAgggtttatattttcatattttactttgaatgaaaaaatagcttATGAAAAAG TTTGCAAGAGATGGAGATTGACTCTTCTTGACCAGTGGAGCAGAGTCACAAGCCTAGATTTTGATAAACTGCCTGACCTAGGAACAATTAATGATGATGTTTTGGGAAAAGTTCTTCAGAGATGTGGTGGGTCACTCTTTCGGCTGGACCTTCCTATATCTCACAATCTCAGTGGTGATGCTCTTCATTTAATTG CCAGTCTGTGTAAAAATCTTGAGCATCTAAGTGCACATGCACTGAGAGTGACAACTTCTGCTTGCAAGCTGTTCACCCTTAGGTGCAAGCATGTGAAATCATTGGTTTTAAGAGAGCCAATCAGTATAAGAGACCAAGATATTCTAATGATGTTCCAAAGATTTCAGTTGGAATCTTTCTGTTTGACTCAACGTACAATCGACGGAGTGTCTTTAGTGAATTTACCTCCCTCCTTAAAACATCTTGACTTGACTTCATGCAATGATGTGAACATGTCCCACTTAATCATTGGCCTATCTAACACCCCTGGTTTGCGTTCCCTCAAATTTGATTACTGTTCTAGCCTTTCGAAAAGTGATTTTGAAGCTGTGTGCTCAAAACTGCCCTTGCTTGAAGAACTCAGTGTGGTCAACTACTTTCCAAACTTAAACAGGAATGCTTTGGATCGAGTGTTACTTCTGAAACATTTACGGAAATTGGACTTCAGCATGAATGTTTTGGTAGACGATCGGCTGATTTCTTCAATATCTCTTGAGTGCAAAAAGTTGGAAGTTCTTGATGTGTCTG GTTGTTGTGCGTTAGCAGGAGTCACGGATGTTGGTATTAAGGCCATTGCTCAAAATTCCAGGGTAATTGATCTGTCTATGGGATATCTCTCAGGTGTCACAGATGCTTCATTATTTTCCCTGGCAGAAGCTGGTAAGCTTAAAAGGCTACAGTGCATAGGCTGCCCTGGAATAGGAGATGAAGGTACCTCAAG GCTTATTTCTCTCTGCTTGGAACTTGAGTATTTAGATTTAAGTGGATGTTCCAATATCTCTAAGGATACATCTGACATGGCTGTGAAAACATTAAGTTTGAGACCAGATGCCAAGAGGCTGCATCTGATTCTTGGAG GAACAAAAGTTACAGATAGTGAAATCCCTGTACCAAACAGCTCTCTGAAGGTTTCTTTGGTGGATAATTGCGTTGAAAGGTTCAAACCAGATTTCAACCACGATGGTTTGTTTGGTTCcgaggaagatgaggaggacTATGACTTTG TGACTTCCAGAGATGATTAG